In Anolis carolinensis isolate JA03-04 unplaced genomic scaffold, rAnoCar3.1.pri scaffold_14, whole genome shotgun sequence, the following proteins share a genomic window:
- the b4galt3 gene encoding beta-1,4-galactosyltransferase 3 has translation MLRRVLDRPCTLALLIGFQFAFMAYFSLGGFRNLAAFFGHESSPAFDYSRTHDVYTNLSLLPQQPWPGSGSPHSLPFCPERSPYLLGPLTVSFGQVPTLEQIQEKNPFVTQGGRYRPAACESRSRTAIIIPHRNRETHLRHLLYYLHPFLQRQQLQYGIYVVHQAGNATFNRAKLLNVGVKEALKDEEWNCLFVHDVDLIPENDHNLYVCDPWSPKHVSIAMNKFGYKLPYLQYFGGVSALTPEQYLKINGFPNEYWGWGGEDDDIATRVRLAGLKIARPPLSTGHYKMVRHKGDKGNEENPHRFDLLIRTHRAWTQDGMNSLTYTLVSKELLPLYTNITADIGANPRATKGGKDPLPGLRGKNLQSGSNHDFREEMLRKTPFAKLSRAMGWGEATIQALMDTGKKEKPNASPTAGKAGTEPPGYIKEAPKHTEEKHRLESGSSGDSATATTLWKTASNHTG, from the exons ATGCTCCGTCGGGTGCTGGACCGGCCGTGTACCTTGGCCCTCCTCATCGGCTTCCAGTTTGCCTTCATGGCCTACTTTTCGCTGGGCGGCTTCCGGAACCTGGCCGCCTTCTTCGGGCATGAGTCCAGCCCCGCCTTCGACTACTCCCGCACCCACGACGTCTACACCAACCTCAGCCTCTTGCCCCAGCAGCCCTGGCCCGGCAGCGGATCCCCCCACTCGCTCCCCTTCTGCCCAGAGCGCTCACCTTACCTCC TCGGTCCCCTGACGGTGAGCTTCGGCCAGGTCCCGACGCTGGAGCAGATCCAGGAGAAGAACCCGTTTGTGACCCAAGGGGGCAGGTACCGCCCGGCCGCCTGCGAGTCCCGTTCCCGCACCGCCATCATCATCCCGCACCGCAACCGCGAGACGCACCTCCGCCACCTGCTCTACTACCTGCACCCCTTCCTTCAGCGGCAGCAGCTGCAGTACGGCATCTACGTTGTACATCAG GCTGGGAATGCCACTTTCAACCGGGCCAAGCTCCTGAACGTGGGCGTCAAGGAAGCCTTGAAGGACGAGGAGTGGAACTGCCTCTTTGTCCACGACGTGGACCTCATCCCAGAGAACGACCACAACCTCTACGTTTGCGACCCCTGGAGCCCTAAACACGTCTCCATCGCCATGAACAAGTTCGGCTACAA GCTTCCCTATCTGCAGTACTTTGGTGGAGTGTCGGCTCTGACTCCGGAGCAGTACCTGAAGATCAATGGCTTCCCCAACGAATACTGGGGCTGGGGGGGAGAGGACGACGACATCGCCACCAG AGTGCGCCTGGCTGGCCTGAAGATCGCCCGGCCTCCTCTCTCCACCGGACACTACAAGATGGTCAGGCATAAGGGAGACAAAGGCAACGAGGAGAACCCACACAG GTTTGACCTCCTGATTCGGACACACCGGGCCTGGACTCAGGACGGGATGAACTCGCTGACCTACACGCTTGTGTCCAAGGAGCTGCTCCCGCTCTACACCAACATCACGGCCGACATCGGCGCCAACCCGCGAGCCACCAAAGGCGGGAAGGACCCCTTGCCGGGCCTGCGGGGGAAGAACCTCCAGAGCGGCAGCAACCACGACTTCCGGGAGGAGATGCTCCGCAAGACGCCCTTCGCCAAGCTCTCCCGGGCCATGGGTTGGGGCGAAGCCACGATCCAAGCCCTGATGGACACgggaaagaaggagaagcccAACGCGAGCCCGACGGCAGGGAAAGCGGGGACGGAACCCCCCGGTTACATCAAGGAAGCGCCGAAACATACAGAAGAGAAACATCGCCTGGAGTCGGGCTCTTCCGGGGATTCAGCCACAGCCACAACACTGTGGAAGACGGCGAGCAATCACACTGGTTGA